The following are encoded in a window of Arthrobacter antioxidans genomic DNA:
- the mraZ gene encoding division/cell wall cluster transcriptional repressor MraZ translates to MFLGTHNPRLDEKGRLILPAKFREELSEGLVLTRGQERCIYVFSMSEFERVHEQMRTAPISSRQARDYNRIFLSGASDEVPDKQGRITIPPALRTYAGLDRDLAVIGAGSRAEIWAADAWDSYLTEKETAFSETDEDAFPGII, encoded by the coding sequence ATGTTCCTCGGAACTCATAACCCCCGCCTGGATGAAAAAGGCAGGCTCATTCTCCCTGCGAAGTTCCGTGAGGAACTGAGCGAGGGGCTGGTCCTCACGAGGGGCCAGGAGCGGTGCATCTACGTCTTCAGCATGAGTGAGTTCGAGAGGGTTCACGAACAGATGCGCACGGCTCCCATCTCGTCACGCCAGGCGAGGGACTACAACCGCATCTTCCTCTCGGGAGCCTCGGACGAGGTACCCGACAAGCAGGGCAGGATCACCATCCCGCCCGCACTGAGGACCTACGCGGGACTCGACCGGGACCTGGCGGTGATCGGGGCGGGAAGCCGCGCGGAGATCTGGGCGGCGGACGCCTGGGACTCCTACCTGACGGAGAAGGAGACGGCGTTCTCCGAGACGGACGAGGACGCCTTCCCGGGCATCATCTGA
- the dinB gene encoding DNA polymerase IV gives MPKDAGQEPVEYAECHILHIDMDAFYVSVELLDHPHLRGVPVVVGSPSGRSVVLSASYEARRFGVRSAMPMAVAMRQCPTAVILPPHHDRYAEVSGQVMGIFRSVTPEVEQLSVDEAFLDVAGSLRRLGSPREIGEQVRAEIHSTLGITASVGAATTKFVAKIASTRAKPDGLLLIPGDRTVAYLHTLPVSALWGVGAKTQEVLARIGIRTVEDVALTPVPTLRRLLGAAGEHVHHLAWGRDPRRVVVSRPEKSIGAEETFSRDVEDSDVLRRELLRLAHRTAARLRASGHRAGTVALKLRYEDFSTLTRSKKLDEPVDNANALYRAATALLAGLGDRPMAVRLIGLRAESLETGGDGSTQLTIDRQDDNWRLAERVLDDVNRKFGDAGVMPAGLLARARPQASPSGPGGGQPAADDDERTRTPHGARAGDRPQRSGPPGASPRGPVQGDHDPRR, from the coding sequence GTGCCAAAGGATGCGGGGCAGGAACCTGTCGAGTACGCGGAGTGCCACATCCTGCACATCGACATGGATGCCTTCTACGTCTCCGTGGAACTGCTCGACCACCCGCACCTACGTGGCGTGCCGGTGGTCGTGGGGTCCCCGTCCGGACGGTCGGTGGTGCTGTCGGCCTCCTACGAAGCCCGCCGCTTCGGCGTGCGGTCCGCGATGCCGATGGCGGTCGCGATGCGGCAATGCCCCACCGCCGTCATCCTCCCCCCGCACCACGACCGGTACGCGGAGGTCTCCGGGCAGGTGATGGGGATCTTCCGATCGGTCACGCCGGAGGTCGAGCAGTTGAGCGTGGACGAGGCCTTCCTCGACGTCGCCGGTTCCCTCCGGCGGCTGGGCAGCCCGCGGGAGATCGGCGAGCAGGTCCGTGCGGAGATCCACTCGACGCTGGGTATCACGGCGAGCGTCGGGGCCGCGACGACGAAGTTCGTGGCGAAGATCGCCTCGACGAGGGCCAAACCGGACGGCCTCCTGCTCATCCCGGGCGACCGGACGGTCGCCTACCTCCACACGCTCCCCGTCTCCGCCCTCTGGGGCGTGGGCGCGAAGACGCAGGAGGTCCTGGCGCGTATCGGCATCCGCACCGTGGAGGACGTCGCGCTCACCCCGGTACCCACCCTCCGCAGGCTGCTGGGTGCTGCCGGCGAGCACGTGCATCATCTGGCCTGGGGCCGTGACCCGAGGCGGGTCGTGGTCTCGCGCCCGGAGAAGAGCATCGGCGCGGAGGAGACGTTCTCCCGCGACGTCGAGGACTCCGACGTCCTCCGCCGGGAGCTGCTGAGGCTCGCCCACCGGACGGCGGCGAGGCTGCGGGCGTCCGGTCACCGTGCCGGGACGGTGGCGCTCAAGCTCCGCTACGAGGACTTCTCGACCCTCACCCGATCGAAGAAGCTCGACGAACCCGTGGACAACGCGAATGCCCTCTACCGGGCGGCAACGGCGCTGCTCGCCGGCCTGGGCGACAGGCCCATGGCGGTGCGGCTGATCGGCCTCCGCGCCGAGTCGCTCGAGACCGGCGGCGACGGCTCCACGCAGCTGACGATCGACCGGCAGGACGACAACTGGAGGCTGGCCGAACGGGTCCTCGACGACGTCAACCGGAAGTTCGGGGACGCCGGCGTCATGCCGGCGGGCCTGCTCGCCCGAGCGCGTCCGCAGGCGTCTCCGAGCGGGCCCGGCGGCGGGCAGCCGGCGGCCGACGACGACGAGCGGACGCGCACTCCGCACGGGGCCCGCGCCGGTGATCGGCCACAACGGTCCGGACCTCCCGGAGCATCGCCGCGAGGCCCGGTGCAGGGCGATCACGATCCTCGCCGTTGA
- a CDS encoding polyprenyl synthetase family protein has translation MLSAPAIPDQGGPAPDAITVEQERFRSSLTRTIEDFLGEQRSVLASISDEALPLISSIATLTSGGKRMRALLCYWGWRAAGGSALASAPVTAGTALEFFQAAALIHDDIIDRSDTRRGRPSVHRQFTARHADAGWHLDAERFGVSSAILAGDLCLAFSEELFTGCCSGVTGDAGSAARAIFNRMRTEVMAGQYLDLLEEAVGPDQTPAVAEDRALNILRFKSAKYSMERPLMLGGALAGADDALLAAYSAFSLPLGEAFQLRDDVLGVFGDPSVTGKPAGDDLREGKRTFLIARALGSSSETGRARINAMLGDTSLDSDAVDDLRALIVDSGALAHTEQLIGQKSEEAFAALEDLTVDPVSLRALRLLAEAAVTRTA, from the coding sequence ATGCTGTCCGCACCCGCCATCCCCGACCAGGGCGGCCCCGCTCCCGATGCCATCACCGTGGAGCAGGAACGGTTCAGGTCCTCCCTCACCCGGACCATCGAGGACTTCCTCGGCGAGCAGCGCTCCGTGCTGGCCTCCATCTCCGACGAGGCACTCCCCCTCATCTCGAGCATCGCCACCCTGACGAGCGGGGGGAAGAGGATGCGGGCGCTGCTGTGCTACTGGGGCTGGCGGGCGGCGGGCGGATCAGCCCTGGCGTCCGCTCCGGTGACGGCAGGCACGGCCCTCGAGTTCTTCCAGGCCGCGGCCCTGATCCACGACGACATCATCGACCGGTCCGACACCCGGCGCGGGCGCCCGAGCGTCCACCGGCAGTTCACGGCCCGGCATGCGGACGCGGGGTGGCATCTCGACGCGGAGCGGTTCGGGGTCTCCTCCGCCATCCTGGCAGGCGATCTGTGCCTCGCCTTCAGCGAGGAGCTCTTCACGGGTTGCTGCTCCGGCGTCACGGGCGACGCCGGGTCCGCGGCGCGCGCGATCTTCAACCGCATGCGCACGGAGGTGATGGCCGGCCAGTACCTGGACCTGCTGGAAGAAGCCGTCGGCCCGGACCAGACCCCCGCGGTGGCCGAGGACCGGGCCCTCAACATCCTCCGCTTCAAGTCGGCCAAGTACTCGATGGAACGGCCCCTCATGCTCGGCGGGGCGCTCGCCGGCGCCGACGACGCGCTGCTCGCCGCCTACTCGGCGTTCTCCCTACCGCTGGGTGAGGCGTTCCAGTTGCGCGACGACGTCCTGGGCGTCTTCGGTGACCCGTCGGTCACGGGCAAGCCCGCCGGAGACGATCTGCGCGAGGGCAAGCGGACCTTCCTGATCGCGCGTGCCCTCGGATCCAGCAGTGAGACCGGGCGTGCCCGGATCAACGCGATGCTCGGCGACACCTCCCTCGACTCGGACGCCGTGGATGACCTGCGGGCGCTCATCGTGGACAGCGGAGCGCTGGCGCACACGGAGCAGCTCATCGGGCAGAAATCGGAAGAGGCGTTCGCGGCACTCGAGGACCTCACCGTGGACCCCGTCTCGCTGCGCGCGCTGCGACTGCTCGCGGAGGCGGCGGTGACCAGGACCGCCTGA
- a CDS encoding DUF3040 domain-containing protein: MALSEHEQRLLDQLEQQLHADDPKFAHSMASDSRKSMSTRRLVIGSLITIAGILVLLAGIVWQNIFIGVAGFLIMGAGVYFATTKSKQVDTGQPIGKPSKAATGGKSGFMSSLEDKWDERKRDQS; this comes from the coding sequence ATGGCACTCTCGGAACACGAGCAGAGGTTGCTTGATCAGCTTGAACAGCAGTTACACGCCGACGATCCCAAGTTCGCGCACTCCATGGCCTCGGACAGTCGCAAGTCGATGTCGACCAGGCGTCTTGTCATCGGTTCACTCATCACGATCGCCGGCATCCTCGTCCTCCTGGCGGGTATCGTCTGGCAGAACATCTTCATCGGCGTCGCCGGCTTCCTGATCATGGGAGCCGGCGTGTACTTCGCCACGACGAAGTCGAAGCAGGTCGACACCGGCCAGCCGATCGGCAAACCGTCCAAGGCGGCCACCGGAGGCAAGAGCGGTTTCATGTCCAGCCTCGAGGACAAATGGGACGAACGGAAGCGCGACCAGTCATAG
- a CDS encoding Rv2175c family DNA-binding protein — protein MTELEQLVPAWLNLPEVAEALDLPITRVHSLVSERSLVSVRIGERNIRSVPADFLVDGGVLDSLKGTVVVLADSGYGDEDIIRWLYTEDESLPGRPIDALREGRKTEIRRRAQAAAW, from the coding sequence GTGACTGAACTCGAACAACTCGTCCCGGCCTGGCTCAATCTCCCCGAGGTGGCCGAGGCGCTCGATCTGCCCATCACCCGCGTGCACTCGCTCGTCAGCGAGCGATCCCTCGTGAGCGTGCGGATCGGAGAGCGCAACATCCGCAGCGTCCCGGCGGATTTCCTCGTCGACGGAGGCGTCCTCGACAGCCTCAAGGGCACCGTGGTGGTGCTGGCGGACAGCGGCTACGGCGACGAGGACATCATCCGGTGGCTGTACACCGAGGACGAGTCGCTGCCGGGCCGGCCCATCGACGCGCTGCGGGAGGGCCGCAAGACCGAGATCCGCCGCCGCGCCCAGGCCGCCGCCTGGTAG